The following coding sequences lie in one Xanthomonas hyacinthi genomic window:
- a CDS encoding DUF4031 domain-containing protein translates to MAVYIDDAVHPWRGQRWGHLLADTLDELHAMAARLGIPRRAFQNKLSGAHYDVSAALRDQAIRLGALPVSRHTDRALMKALIRQARAQARGEAD, encoded by the coding sequence ATGGCGGTCTACATCGACGATGCGGTGCATCCCTGGCGCGGCCAGCGCTGGGGACACCTGCTCGCCGATACGCTGGACGAACTGCATGCGATGGCGGCGCGGCTGGGCATTCCCCGCCGCGCCTTCCAGAACAAGCTCAGCGGCGCGCACTACGACGTGTCCGCCGCCTTGCGCGACCAAGCGATCCGGCTGGGCGCGCTGCCGGTGTCGCGGCACACCGATCGCGCGCTGATGAAGGCACTGATCCGCCAGGCCCGCGCACAGGCGCGCGGCGAGGCCGATTGA
- a CDS encoding protease pro-enzyme activation domain-containing protein — MKDASLFRRLPLHLACLAALSTPAISAAQSGQTATPEIAHLPAQLQSAKQLGALTASAPISVVMTLPLKDGAGAYDYAMHVSRPGDPLYGHYLTPSEFAARFGTRQSDIDAVTAFAQAHGMQVKSIGGAGSLITLKAPASTFAHHLGVNFGRYQASDGKTFFSADRQPQLPREIASHVGGIVGLNDAIRFAPLAIRAPARPAAMADDHASGNAHAATESAGHGPNGGLSPQDIRTAYAIPAQLAPGKQETLALFEQGGFLSSDIATYVKKFGLPNVPVKVRNVNGYAGAVNNTGVAHEAALDIDMAIAVNPQLQQIQVYEEGDDPYPVALLAALGAIADDNTAQTVSISYGMDEEILGNAALAAEGQVLTQMVAQGQGVYVSSGDEGAYGRTGSGLHGEDPGTQPLVTSVGGTALFTRQNGSYLNEETWNLLGKGEGATGGGISAYWPIPDYQLIADAQGKQTSIAAPNHGSSTQRNFPDVAAVASPSTPVAVYSELDGGWINLGGTSVSSPIWASFMSIADQAHQYAGLGRIGFANPFLYGYIDGAVSLDTKDVLKGSNGNANLFGGVAGFSAGQGYDNVTGLGSMLSSSLLIDSLLTVHDSSTPPPNQARGVHASPTTTTSTLEWSAADNATGYELIAEDYASGAVSGYALTRGTRYTFKDLKPNTYYAFLVIALNKGGAKLSSPVIVKTAKKG; from the coding sequence ATGAAAGATGCCTCGCTGTTTCGCCGCCTGCCCCTGCACCTGGCCTGCCTGGCCGCGCTGTCCACGCCTGCGATCAGCGCCGCGCAAAGCGGCCAGACCGCGACGCCCGAGATCGCCCACCTCCCCGCACAGCTGCAGAGCGCCAAGCAACTCGGCGCGCTGACGGCCAGTGCGCCGATCAGTGTGGTGATGACCCTGCCGTTGAAGGACGGTGCCGGTGCCTACGACTACGCGATGCACGTCTCGCGACCGGGCGATCCGCTCTATGGGCACTACCTGACCCCGAGCGAATTCGCGGCGCGCTTCGGCACGCGGCAGAGCGACATCGACGCGGTCACGGCCTTCGCCCAGGCGCATGGAATGCAGGTCAAGAGCATCGGCGGCGCCGGCTCGCTGATCACCTTGAAGGCGCCCGCCAGCACCTTCGCCCACCATCTCGGGGTGAACTTCGGCCGCTACCAGGCCAGCGACGGCAAGACCTTCTTTTCGGCCGATCGGCAACCGCAATTGCCCCGTGAGATCGCCAGCCACGTCGGCGGCATCGTCGGACTCAACGACGCCATCCGCTTCGCGCCGCTGGCCATCCGCGCGCCGGCGAGGCCTGCGGCGATGGCCGACGATCACGCCAGCGGCAATGCGCATGCGGCCACAGAGTCCGCCGGCCACGGCCCCAACGGCGGCCTGAGTCCGCAGGACATCCGCACGGCCTATGCCATTCCCGCGCAATTGGCACCGGGCAAGCAGGAGACCCTTGCGCTGTTCGAACAAGGCGGCTTCCTGAGCAGCGATATCGCCACCTACGTGAAGAAGTTCGGACTGCCGAACGTGCCGGTGAAGGTCCGCAACGTCAACGGCTATGCCGGTGCGGTCAACAATACAGGCGTCGCTCACGAGGCGGCGCTGGACATCGACATGGCCATCGCGGTGAATCCGCAGTTGCAGCAGATCCAGGTCTACGAAGAAGGCGACGATCCGTATCCGGTGGCGCTGCTGGCGGCGCTGGGCGCCATCGCCGACGACAATACCGCGCAGACGGTGAGCATTTCCTACGGGATGGACGAGGAAATCCTGGGCAATGCGGCGCTCGCCGCGGAGGGTCAGGTGCTGACGCAGATGGTCGCGCAAGGCCAGGGGGTGTATGTCAGTTCCGGCGACGAGGGCGCCTACGGACGCACCGGCAGCGGCCTGCACGGCGAGGATCCGGGCACCCAGCCGCTGGTCACCTCGGTCGGCGGCACCGCGCTGTTCACCCGGCAGAACGGCAGCTACCTGAACGAAGAAACCTGGAACCTGCTCGGCAAGGGCGAAGGCGCCACAGGCGGTGGCATCAGTGCCTACTGGCCGATCCCGGACTACCAGCTGATCGCCGACGCCCAGGGCAAGCAGACGTCAATCGCTGCGCCCAACCACGGCTCGTCCACGCAACGCAATTTCCCGGACGTGGCCGCCGTGGCCAGCCCCAGCACGCCGGTCGCAGTCTATTCCGAACTGGACGGCGGCTGGATCAACCTAGGCGGCACCAGCGTCTCATCGCCGATCTGGGCCAGTTTCATGTCCATTGCCGACCAGGCGCACCAGTACGCGGGACTGGGGCGGATCGGCTTCGCCAATCCGTTCCTTTACGGCTATATCGACGGTGCCGTCTCACTCGATACCAAAGACGTGCTCAAGGGCAGCAATGGCAACGCCAACCTGTTCGGCGGCGTCGCCGGCTTCTCTGCCGGCCAGGGCTACGATAACGTGACCGGGCTGGGTTCGATGCTGTCTTCCTCGCTGCTGATCGACTCGCTGCTCACTGTGCACGACAGCAGCACGCCACCGCCGAACCAGGCGCGCGGCGTGCACGCCAGCCCGACCACGACGACGAGCACGCTGGAATGGAGCGCAGCGGACAACGCGACCGGATACGAGCTGATCGCGGAAGACTACGCCAGCGGCGCGGTGAGTGGCTACGCGCTCACCCGCGGCACGCGCTACACGTTCAAGGACCTCAAGCCGAACACCTACTACGCGTTCCTGGTCATCGCACTGAACAAGGGCGGGGCGAAGCTGAGTTCGCCGGTGATCGTCAAGACCGCGAAGAAGGGCTAG
- a CDS encoding DUF6630 family protein codes for MPDNSADYDDPDDLSGDADADDPDTQQELIWNLLLLINPGDEETALRQFNAYREVAGEGDSDGDGWLWTLKDAIDWSSGFYVDGRDAEALVGAIDELAARWNLRIDWGGDLDDEDFLGAHDMASLLGVAYDRLREYGYSIWCWDTGGDDRAGWMALSRDDEDMQRLAAILGIELRPGSDPF; via the coding sequence ATGCCCGACAACAGCGCCGACTACGACGACCCCGACGACCTCAGCGGCGACGCCGACGCCGACGATCCGGATACCCAGCAGGAGCTGATCTGGAACCTGCTGCTGCTGATCAATCCCGGCGACGAGGAGACCGCGCTGCGCCAGTTCAACGCCTACCGCGAGGTGGCGGGCGAGGGCGACAGCGACGGCGACGGCTGGCTGTGGACGCTGAAGGACGCCATCGACTGGAGCTCCGGCTTCTACGTGGACGGCCGCGACGCCGAAGCGCTGGTCGGCGCGATCGACGAACTGGCCGCGCGCTGGAACCTGCGCATCGACTGGGGCGGCGACCTCGACGACGAGGACTTCCTCGGCGCCCACGACATGGCCTCGCTGCTGGGCGTGGCCTACGACCGCCTGCGCGAGTACGGCTACAGCATCTGGTGCTGGGACACCGGCGGCGACGACCGCGCCGGCTGGATGGCGCTCAGCCGCGACGACGAGGACATGCAGCGGCTGGCGGCGATCCTGGGCATCGAACTGCGCCCGGGCAGCGATCCGTTCTAG
- a CDS encoding DUF3297 family protein, which yields MSDTPPDHLAISPQSPFHDAAALARGVGIRFNGVERDNVEEYSASEGWIRVQVGKARDRRGNPMTMKINGQVEAYFLEKTG from the coding sequence ATGAGCGATACCCCTCCCGATCACCTGGCGATCAGCCCGCAGAGTCCGTTCCACGATGCCGCGGCGCTGGCGCGCGGGGTCGGCATCCGCTTCAACGGCGTGGAGCGCGACAACGTGGAGGAGTATTCGGCCAGCGAAGGCTGGATCCGCGTGCAGGTTGGCAAGGCGCGCGACCGCCGCGGCAATCCGATGACGATGAAGATCAACGGCCAGGTCGAGGCGTACTTTCTGGAAAAAACCGGCTGA
- a CDS encoding ABC transporter permease, giving the protein MNLHAIAAIYRFEMARTFRTLTQSIASPVLSTSLYFVVFGAAIGSRMGAIDGIGYGAYIIPGLVMLSLLNESISNASFGIYMPRWAGTIYEVLSAPVAWWEVVIGYVGAAASKSVLLGLLILLTARAFVPYEIAHPLWMFGFLVLTALTFSLFGFIIGIWADGFEKLQVIPLMVVTPLTFLGGSFYSIGMLPPLWQKISLFNPVVYLVSGFRWAFFGKADVHIAVSASMTGVFLALCLTVVWAIFRSGYRLKS; this is encoded by the coding sequence ATGAACCTGCACGCGATCGCCGCGATCTACCGTTTCGAGATGGCGCGCACCTTCCGCACCCTGACCCAGTCGATCGCCTCGCCGGTGCTGTCGACCTCGCTGTACTTCGTGGTGTTCGGCGCGGCGATCGGCTCGCGCATGGGCGCCATCGACGGGATCGGCTACGGCGCCTACATCATCCCCGGGCTGGTGATGCTGTCGCTGCTCAACGAGAGCATCTCCAACGCCTCGTTCGGCATCTACATGCCGCGCTGGGCCGGCACCATCTACGAGGTGCTGTCGGCGCCGGTGGCGTGGTGGGAAGTGGTGATCGGCTATGTCGGCGCGGCGGCGAGCAAGTCGGTGCTGCTGGGCCTGCTGATCCTGCTCACCGCGCGCGCGTTCGTGCCGTACGAGATCGCGCATCCGCTGTGGATGTTCGGCTTCCTGGTGCTGACCGCGCTGACCTTCAGCCTGTTCGGCTTCATCATCGGCATCTGGGCCGACGGTTTCGAGAAGCTGCAGGTGATCCCGCTGATGGTGGTCACCCCGCTGACCTTCCTCGGCGGCAGCTTCTACTCGATCGGCATGCTGCCGCCGCTGTGGCAGAAGATCAGCCTGTTCAACCCGGTGGTGTACCTGGTCAGCGGCTTCCGCTGGGCGTTCTTCGGCAAGGCCGACGTGCACATCGCGGTCAGCGCGAGCATGACCGGGGTGTTCCTGGCGCTGTGCCTGACCGTGGTCTGGGCGATCTTCCGCAGCGGCTACCGGCTCAAGTCCTGA
- a CDS encoding ABC transporter ATP-binding protein, whose product MSPIISIQQLTKTYAGGFQALKGIDLDIQRGEIFALLGPNGAGKTTLISVVCGLVNPSSGRVLADGHDIVRDYRAARARIGLVPQELATDAFETVGATVRFSRGLFGKPKHPVYLEQVLRELSLWDKRDSKISTLSGGMKRRVLIAKALAHEPSILFLDEPTAGVDVELRHDMWQMVRRLREQGTTIILTTHYIEEAEDMADRVGVINRGELVLVEDKRTLMRKLGKKQLALTLQAPLPALPAALAAQPLELSADGATLTYTYDVQAEQTGIGSLLRQLEEHGVEIKDLHSSESSLEEIFVNLVRPASAGAQARA is encoded by the coding sequence GTGTCCCCGATCATCTCCATCCAGCAGCTCACCAAGACCTATGCCGGCGGCTTCCAGGCGCTGAAAGGCATCGACCTGGACATCCAGCGCGGCGAGATCTTCGCCCTGCTCGGTCCCAACGGCGCCGGCAAGACCACGCTGATCAGCGTGGTCTGCGGCCTGGTCAATCCCAGCAGCGGGCGGGTGCTGGCCGACGGCCACGACATCGTGCGCGACTACCGCGCCGCGCGCGCCAGGATCGGACTGGTGCCGCAGGAACTGGCCACCGACGCGTTCGAGACGGTAGGGGCGACGGTGCGCTTCAGCCGCGGCCTGTTCGGCAAGCCGAAGCATCCGGTCTACCTGGAGCAGGTGCTGCGCGAACTGTCGCTGTGGGACAAGCGCGACAGCAAGATCTCCACGCTGTCCGGCGGCATGAAGCGGCGCGTGCTGATCGCCAAGGCGCTGGCGCACGAGCCGAGCATCCTGTTCCTGGACGAACCCACCGCCGGCGTGGACGTGGAGCTGCGCCACGACATGTGGCAGATGGTGCGGCGCCTGCGCGAGCAGGGCACCACCATCATCCTGACCACGCACTACATCGAGGAAGCCGAGGACATGGCCGACCGGGTCGGGGTGATCAACCGCGGCGAGCTGGTGCTGGTGGAAGACAAGCGCACGCTGATGCGCAAGCTGGGCAAGAAGCAGCTGGCGCTGACCTTGCAGGCGCCGCTGCCGGCATTGCCCGCGGCGCTGGCCGCGCAGCCGCTGGAGCTGTCCGCCGATGGCGCCACGCTGACCTATACCTACGACGTGCAGGCCGAGCAGACCGGCATCGGCAGCCTGCTGCGGCAACTGGAGGAACACGGCGTGGAGATCAAGGACCTGCATTCCAGCGAAAGCTCGCTGGAGGAGATCTTCGTCAACCTGGTGCGCCCGGCGTCTGCCGGCGCGCAGGCGCGCGCATGA
- a CDS encoding Na+/H+ antiporter: protein MHSIEVVLAMLLAVVASGYLVRVLPFSLPLPLVQIGLGAVIAGVFKKGYTLEPELFFLLFLPPLLFLDGWRIPKQGLFRDKGAILELALGLVVFTVVGAGFLIHWMIPAMPLAVAFALAAVVSPTDPIAVSSIAARAPIPKRLMHILEGESLLNDASGLVCFQFAVAAAMTGTFSLADASLTFLWVALVGVAAGVGVTLGASLAQRWIWRQVGEEPGAAILVNLLLPFAAYLLAEAINASGILAAVAAGISMSYVELSGRAPGSMRVQRSAVWDMVQFTLNGIMFVLLGEQLPGIVQGAVHNIDEAGHLNPWWLLGYALAIYAGLLLLRFMWVWLSLRWNLLKARRRGEAQPSPPWRIIVATSLAGVRGAITLAGVLTLPLLLPNGAAFPARDLVIFLASAVIVTSLLVASVALPRLLRGLELPEEPSDRLEEDLARRESSRAALAAVEKLRQRLVHDSEHADLYNEAAIRVSALYQRHLDHGEAMESDPEEARRLDDVLHQLRHAGLQAERQELFRLTRQRRISDEIARRLIRNLDLLEARRKN from the coding sequence ATGCATTCGATCGAAGTGGTGTTGGCGATGTTGCTGGCGGTGGTGGCCAGCGGCTACCTGGTCCGCGTGCTGCCGTTCTCGCTGCCGTTGCCGCTGGTGCAGATCGGCCTGGGCGCGGTCATCGCCGGGGTGTTCAAGAAGGGCTACACGCTGGAGCCGGAGCTGTTCTTCCTGCTGTTCCTGCCGCCGCTGCTGTTCCTGGACGGCTGGCGCATCCCCAAGCAGGGCCTGTTCCGCGACAAGGGCGCGATCCTGGAACTGGCGCTGGGCCTGGTGGTGTTCACCGTGGTCGGCGCCGGCTTCCTGATCCACTGGATGATCCCGGCGATGCCGCTGGCGGTGGCGTTCGCGCTGGCCGCGGTGGTGTCGCCGACCGATCCGATCGCGGTGTCCTCGATCGCCGCGCGGGCGCCGATCCCGAAGCGGCTGATGCACATCCTGGAGGGCGAATCGCTGCTCAACGATGCGTCCGGCCTGGTCTGCTTCCAGTTCGCGGTAGCCGCGGCGATGACCGGCACGTTCTCGCTGGCCGACGCCTCGCTGACCTTCCTGTGGGTGGCGCTGGTCGGCGTGGCCGCTGGCGTCGGCGTGACCCTGGGCGCGAGCCTGGCGCAGCGCTGGATCTGGCGCCAGGTCGGCGAGGAGCCCGGCGCAGCGATCCTGGTCAACCTGCTGCTGCCGTTCGCCGCCTACCTGCTGGCCGAGGCGATCAACGCCTCCGGCATCCTTGCCGCGGTCGCCGCCGGCATCAGCATGAGCTACGTGGAACTGAGCGGCCGCGCCCCGGGCAGCATGCGCGTGCAGCGCTCGGCGGTGTGGGACATGGTCCAGTTCACCCTCAACGGCATCATGTTCGTGCTGCTCGGCGAGCAGCTGCCGGGGATCGTGCAGGGCGCGGTGCACAACATCGACGAGGCCGGGCACCTCAATCCGTGGTGGCTGCTGGGCTACGCGCTGGCGATCTACGCCGGCCTGCTGCTGCTGCGTTTCATGTGGGTATGGCTGTCGCTGCGCTGGAATCTGCTCAAGGCGCGGCGCCGCGGCGAGGCCCAGCCCAGCCCGCCGTGGCGGATCATCGTGGCCACCTCGCTGGCCGGCGTGCGCGGCGCGATCACCCTGGCCGGCGTGCTGACCCTGCCGTTGCTGCTGCCCAATGGCGCCGCGTTCCCGGCGCGCGACCTGGTGATCTTCCTGGCCAGCGCGGTGATCGTGACCTCGCTGCTGGTCGCCAGCGTGGCGCTGCCGCGGCTGCTGCGCGGCCTGGAACTGCCGGAGGAGCCCAGCGACCGCCTGGAGGAGGACCTGGCGCGGCGCGAATCCTCGCGCGCGGCGCTGGCGGCGGTGGAGAAACTGCGGCAGCGGCTGGTCCACGACAGCGAGCACGCCGACCTCTACAACGAGGCGGCGATCCGGGTCAGCGCCCTGTACCAGCGCCACCTCGACCATGGCGAGGCGATGGAGAGCGATCCGGAAGAGGCGCGGCGGCTGGACGACGTGCTGCACCAGCTGCGCCACGCCGGCCTGCAGGCCGAACGCCAGGAGCTGTTCAGGCTGACCCGCCAGCGCAGGATCTCCGACGAGATCGCGCGCCGCCTGATCCGCAATCTGGATCTGCTGGAGGCGCGGCGGAAGAATTGA
- a CDS encoding class I SAM-dependent methyltransferase yields MLSIQELNRFIDGQAVSDNITQVWNLIGAHFEQAQASLPAEQAMPRRELSFHDHVRLLGYLCLLLEGIPGDLVEIGVWKGKSLVLMNEVSNRQRRVIGLDPFALPNQFEEFNHYRQLLLPNAQFIRGYSEFCAQHFYNMKPEVALLHIDGGHTGRNVLLDFLLYAPSVVTGGFVVFDDYGDHQSSPEVGPAVDLLRAAGYFNDFHVLGCAHGFENSYVLQRL; encoded by the coding sequence ATGCTCAGCATTCAAGAACTCAACCGTTTCATCGACGGCCAGGCGGTGAGCGACAACATCACGCAGGTCTGGAACCTGATCGGCGCGCATTTCGAGCAGGCCCAGGCGAGCCTGCCGGCCGAACAGGCGATGCCGCGGCGCGAACTGTCGTTCCACGATCACGTGCGGCTGCTGGGGTATCTGTGCCTGCTGCTCGAGGGAATCCCCGGCGACCTGGTGGAGATCGGCGTGTGGAAGGGCAAGTCGCTGGTGCTGATGAACGAGGTCAGCAACCGCCAGCGCCGGGTGATCGGCCTGGATCCGTTCGCCTTGCCGAACCAGTTCGAGGAATTCAACCACTATCGCCAGCTGCTGCTGCCCAATGCGCAGTTCATCCGCGGCTACTCGGAGTTCTGCGCCCAGCACTTCTACAACATGAAACCGGAAGTGGCATTGCTGCATATCGACGGCGGCCACACCGGGCGCAACGTGCTGCTGGATTTCCTGCTGTATGCGCCCAGCGTGGTCACCGGCGGGTTCGTGGTGTTCGACGACTACGGCGACCACCAATCCTCGCCGGAAGTCGGCCCCGCGGTCGACCTGCTCAGGGCCGCCGGCTACTTCAACGACTTCCATGTGCTGGGCTGCGCGCATGGGTTCGAGAACAGCTACGTGCTGCAGCGCCTGTGA
- a CDS encoding UdgX family uracil-DNA binding protein (This protein belongs to the uracil DNA glycosylase superfamily, members of which act in excision repair of DNA. However, it belongs more specifically to UdgX branch, whose founding member was found to bind uracil in DNA (where it does not belong), without cleaving it, appears to promote DNA repair by a pathway involving RecA, rather than base excision.) — MFRAEVVPGWGLEAWRAAARAAWCAQVAPASLLWEGDAQGGLLIGTEVAALPATVAAPRVSAEFLALAGAVLCHRDSQRHALLYRLLWRIASGERALLQRVTDADVHRAQQWAQAVRRDSHKMKAFVRFREVPGEDEAFVAWFEPEHRIVDRIAPFFARRFAGMRWAILTPYRSVRWDGAALQFGAGAQRADAPADDAQDALWRIYYANTFNPARLNPGMMRQEMPQKYWKNLPETQLLPGLIRDAGQRVRAMAERAPAPVRRRIPAPLPVAVDADGSLDALRAAARECRRCALWQPATQAVFGEGPHDAAVMVVGEQPGDEEDLSGRPFVGPAGRLFDRALVELGIARAGLYVTNAVKHFRFEQRGKARLHRTPDRAQVEACRFWLAGELARVRPRIVLCLGATAARAVLGNGFALMAQRGQWQTLADGTRALASVHPSWVLRQRGGEAGEAAYRGFVDDLRALAQAGETPRVADAQQDR; from the coding sequence GTGTTTCGGGCTGAGGTGGTGCCGGGGTGGGGGCTGGAGGCGTGGCGGGCGGCGGCGCGGGCGGCGTGGTGTGCGCAGGTGGCGCCGGCGTCGCTGCTCTGGGAGGGGGATGCGCAGGGCGGGTTGCTGATCGGGACCGAGGTGGCCGCGTTGCCGGCGACGGTGGCGGCGCCGCGGGTGTCGGCGGAGTTCCTGGCCTTGGCCGGGGCGGTGCTGTGCCATCGCGATTCGCAGCGGCATGCGTTGCTGTATCGGTTGTTGTGGCGGATCGCCTCGGGCGAGCGTGCGCTGTTGCAGCGGGTCACCGATGCCGATGTGCATCGGGCGCAGCAGTGGGCGCAGGCGGTGCGCCGCGATAGCCACAAGATGAAGGCGTTCGTGCGCTTTCGCGAGGTGCCCGGCGAGGACGAGGCGTTCGTCGCCTGGTTCGAGCCGGAGCATCGCATCGTCGATCGCATCGCGCCGTTCTTCGCGCGCCGCTTCGCCGGCATGCGCTGGGCGATCCTGACCCCGTACCGCAGCGTGCGCTGGGACGGTGCGGCGCTGCAGTTCGGCGCCGGCGCGCAGCGCGCCGATGCGCCGGCCGACGATGCGCAGGACGCGCTGTGGCGCATCTACTACGCCAACACCTTCAATCCGGCGCGGCTCAATCCAGGCATGATGCGCCAGGAAATGCCGCAGAAGTATTGGAAGAACCTGCCGGAGACGCAGTTGCTGCCGGGCCTGATCCGCGATGCCGGGCAGCGCGTGCGTGCGATGGCCGAGCGTGCGCCGGCGCCGGTACGCCGGCGCATTCCCGCGCCGCTGCCGGTCGCGGTCGATGCCGATGGCAGCCTCGATGCGCTGCGCGCCGCCGCGCGCGAGTGCCGCCGCTGTGCGCTGTGGCAGCCGGCCACGCAGGCCGTGTTCGGCGAGGGGCCGCACGATGCGGCGGTGATGGTGGTGGGCGAGCAGCCCGGCGACGAGGAGGACCTGAGCGGGCGGCCGTTCGTCGGCCCGGCCGGGCGCCTGTTCGATCGCGCGCTGGTCGAGCTCGGCATCGCCCGCGCCGGGCTGTACGTGACCAACGCGGTCAAGCACTTCCGCTTCGAGCAGCGCGGCAAGGCGCGGCTGCACCGCACTCCCGACCGTGCGCAGGTCGAGGCCTGCCGCTTCTGGCTGGCCGGCGAACTGGCGCGAGTGCGGCCGCGCATCGTGCTGTGCCTGGGCGCCACCGCAGCGCGCGCGGTGCTGGGCAACGGCTTTGCGCTGATGGCGCAGCGCGGGCAGTGGCAGACGCTGGCCGACGGCACCCGCGCGCTGGCCAGCGTGCATCCGTCGTGGGTGCTGCGCCAGCGCGGCGGCGAGGCGGGCGAGGCGGCCTATCGCGGGTTCGTGGACGACCTGCGCGCGCTGGCGCAGGCGGGCGAAACGCCGCGCGTCGCGGATGCGCAACAGGACCGCTGA
- a CDS encoding putative DNA modification/repair radical SAM protein, with amino-acid sequence MNTLEKLAVLADAAKYDASCASSGTGQRHSLRSGGIGSTEGMGICHAYTPDGRCVSLLKILLTNFCVFDCAYCVNRVSSNVRRARFAPAEVVKLTLDFYKRNYVEGLFLSSGIIRNSDYTMEQLVEVARQLREEHRFAGYIHLKTIPDASPELLAAAGRYADRLSINVELPTERGLAQLAPEKSVGGIRAAMGELRWRIEESKAARKAERKLGATPPRFAPAGQSTQMIVGADAADDRAILHTSHNLYGNYRLRRVYYSAFSPIPDASSTLPLQAPPLQREHRLYQADWLLRFYDFSVEEIAPEAASGMLDLDVDPKLAWALRHPERFPVDLNTAARELLLRVPGLGTRNVERLLLSRRHARLRVGDLARLRMPMKKVLPFVSVLDHHPRRRLDDPQRLRAQLAPAPRQGGLFD; translated from the coding sequence GTGAATACCCTCGAAAAGCTCGCCGTGCTCGCCGACGCGGCCAAATACGACGCCTCCTGCGCTTCCAGCGGCACGGGCCAGCGCCATTCGCTGCGCAGCGGCGGCATCGGCAGCACCGAGGGCATGGGCATCTGCCATGCGTACACGCCCGACGGCCGCTGCGTGTCGCTGCTGAAGATCCTGCTGACCAACTTCTGCGTGTTCGATTGCGCGTACTGCGTCAACCGCGTCTCCAGCAACGTGCGCCGCGCGCGCTTCGCCCCGGCCGAGGTGGTCAAGCTGACCCTGGACTTCTACAAGCGCAACTACGTCGAGGGCCTGTTCCTGTCCAGCGGCATCATCCGCAACAGCGACTACACGATGGAGCAATTGGTGGAAGTGGCGCGGCAGCTGCGCGAGGAGCACCGCTTCGCCGGCTATATCCATCTCAAGACCATCCCCGATGCTTCGCCGGAACTGCTGGCCGCGGCCGGCCGCTACGCCGACCGGCTCAGCATCAATGTCGAGCTGCCGACCGAGCGCGGCCTGGCGCAGCTGGCGCCGGAAAAGAGCGTCGGCGGCATCCGCGCGGCGATGGGCGAGCTGCGCTGGCGCATCGAGGAAAGCAAGGCGGCGCGCAAGGCCGAGCGCAAGCTTGGCGCCACGCCGCCGCGTTTCGCGCCGGCCGGGCAGAGCACGCAGATGATCGTCGGCGCGGATGCGGCCGATGACCGTGCGATCCTGCACACCAGCCACAATCTCTACGGTAATTATCGGCTGCGGCGGGTCTATTACTCCGCGTTCAGTCCGATCCCCGATGCCTCGTCGACATTGCCGCTGCAGGCGCCGCCGCTGCAGCGCGAGCATCGCCTGTACCAGGCCGATTGGCTGCTGCGTTTCTACGATTTCTCGGTGGAGGAGATCGCGCCGGAGGCGGCCAGCGGGATGCTGGATCTGGATGTGGATCCGAAGCTGGCCTGGGCATTGCGGCATCCGGAGCGGTTTCCGGTGGATCTGAATACGGCGGCGCGCGAGCTGTTGTTGCGGGTGCCGGGCCTGGGCACGCGCAATGTGGAGCGGTTGCTGTTGTCGCGGCGGCATGCGCGGTTGCGGGTCGGGGATCTGGCGCGGTTGCGGATGCCGATGAAGAAGGTGCTGCCGTTCGTGAGTGTGCTCGATCATCATCCGCGGCGGCGCCTGGACGATCCGCAGCGGCTGCGGGCGCAGTTGGCGCCGGCGCCGCGGCAGGGTGGGTTGTTTGATTGA